One genomic region from Leptospira tipperaryensis encodes:
- a CDS encoding acyl-CoA dehydrogenase family protein, whose amino-acid sequence MLFLNPYLESEDRDFYITVKEFAKERALPTVEQRDEDCTWDDELWKEMGSMGLLGIPLPEQYGGQGGSCFQCCLAQEAFNAGSMDSGFGLSWGAHMIIGTLPILFQGTEAQKNKYLPKLASGEWIAGLGLTEPDSGSDAAGMRTFAEKTQGGFILNGSKMYITNGPIGQVFIIMARTTKSRGPMGVSAFIVESNMKGFRVSKVLKKLGHNTSTTAELSFEDMFVPEENLLGPLNSGFLRIGKATLEWERTVLLAALMGGMENAVESCLQYAWHRHQFGKPILSFFAMKEKIARTWVYLCAARRVIYFVARKKDSEPDVSLPMESSIVKVYASEVCEEVASDAVQIFGGMGYMREVPVSRFYRDVKLGTIGGGTSEVQRSIISASYGGYDKFKNIIESAVSEETRIASEKKIKDTPVARLITKLDKLVRTVGENPERKKRQPFEFGFADLLTLTTILKLSVWDLMEDSNHYKVADKERDIKILAYYLTARYIRGIVYLKELDEQGVSDFLKAFGDLTVPEKEIENCIEFLKEGILGATAVSV is encoded by the coding sequence ATGTTGTTTTTAAATCCATACTTAGAAAGTGAAGATAGAGATTTTTATATCACCGTAAAGGAATTCGCAAAAGAAAGAGCGCTTCCGACGGTGGAACAAAGAGACGAGGATTGTACCTGGGACGACGAACTCTGGAAAGAAATGGGAAGTATGGGGCTGCTCGGAATTCCTCTTCCGGAACAATACGGAGGACAAGGAGGAAGTTGTTTTCAATGCTGTCTCGCGCAAGAAGCGTTTAACGCCGGTTCGATGGACTCGGGCTTCGGACTTTCCTGGGGCGCTCACATGATCATCGGAACTCTTCCGATTCTTTTTCAAGGAACGGAAGCTCAGAAGAATAAATATTTACCTAAACTTGCTTCTGGAGAATGGATCGCGGGTCTTGGTTTGACCGAACCCGATTCAGGATCCGACGCCGCGGGTATGAGAACCTTCGCCGAAAAAACGCAAGGCGGATTTATTCTCAACGGAAGTAAGATGTATATCACGAACGGCCCGATCGGTCAGGTTTTTATCATCATGGCCCGCACAACGAAGTCTCGAGGCCCGATGGGTGTTTCCGCATTTATTGTAGAATCCAACATGAAAGGATTCCGAGTTTCTAAAGTATTGAAGAAGTTAGGCCATAACACTTCTACGACCGCAGAACTTTCCTTTGAAGACATGTTTGTTCCCGAAGAAAATTTACTCGGCCCTCTCAATTCCGGTTTTCTAAGAATCGGAAAAGCAACCTTAGAATGGGAAAGAACCGTTCTTCTCGCGGCTTTGATGGGAGGAATGGAGAATGCCGTAGAAAGTTGTCTTCAGTATGCATGGCATAGACATCAGTTCGGCAAACCGATTCTTTCTTTCTTTGCGATGAAAGAAAAAATTGCAAGGACTTGGGTTTATCTTTGTGCGGCCAGAAGAGTTATCTACTTTGTAGCCCGTAAAAAAGATTCCGAACCCGATGTAAGTCTTCCGATGGAAAGCTCGATCGTAAAAGTTTATGCTTCCGAAGTTTGTGAAGAAGTCGCGTCAGACGCGGTTCAGATTTTCGGCGGAATGGGATACATGAGAGAAGTTCCGGTCAGCCGATTTTACAGAGACGTCAAACTCGGAACCATCGGCGGTGGAACTTCGGAAGTACAAAGAAGTATTATCTCCGCAAGTTACGGAGGATATGATAAATTTAAGAATATCATTGAAAGCGCGGTTTCGGAAGAAACTCGAATCGCTTCCGAGAAAAAAATAAAAGACACACCTGTTGCAAGATTGATTACCAAACTCGATAAACTCGTTCGGACCGTGGGAGAAAATCCGGAAAGAAAAAAAAGACAACCTTTTGAATTCGGTTTCGCGGATTTATTAACTCTCACGACGATTCTTAAATTGAGCGTCTGGGATTTGATGGAAGATAGCAATCACTATAAGGTTGCGGATAAAGAAAGAGACATTAAAATTCTTGCATATTATCTGACGGCTCGTTACATCCGAGGAATCGTTTATCTTAAAGAATTGGATGAACAAGGCGTTAGTGATTTTCTAAAAGCATTCGGAGATTTGACCGTACCGGAAAAAGAAATCGAAAATTGTATCGAATTCTTAAAAGAGGGAATCCTCGGCGCAACTGCGGTTTCGGTTTAA
- a CDS encoding AMP-dependent synthetase/ligase, translating into METESKYLYDLLERSAQRFPDKETFCKRTPNGIQGRTFSTLKDQVDEMTAGLIAEGITKEDKILYLCDSSVNWFLADLAIISSGAVCVPRGTDVVDEDILYIVNHSESRYALVQKDKDKVRLIQLASQIPGIKKVFVLEDDNGELKSGLDSVLSLIHSGRNYLKSHPTAIRDRLKEKSPDELATLIYTSGTTGAPKGVMLNQTGWISAVEKVIRFAGLTSEDSGVSLLPPWHAFERAIEYCTVALGVTFLISNITSLKDDLRDFRPTLFPSVPRIWESLYNGIMAKVSKESPLKRGLFHFFLKVGMIWSLNKSIFFGYDFQIEKPSFLNDFARRFVAFLKLSFLSPLKLFAIVIFSSVHKALGGRLRVSVSAGSALPSVVDKFLSAIGLIVLEGYGMTETSAVTSVRKPKKPSSGTVGIPVEGYEYRLKDEAGNLIPKGSSKKGTLWLKSKQILMGYYKRPELNEVVFDKDGFFDTGDIMRVNYRGELSFAGRAKDTIVLAGGENIEPVPIEDQLLNSPFINQVMVTGHESKHLVVLIVPDFDRMKTEIEGIPEDPTQWNQNPKVREVFKKEISTRISRKGGFKAFELIPQNAFYVVPRLFDPDKEMTRTLKMKRNEILENFKKEITELTK; encoded by the coding sequence TTGGAGACTGAGTCTAAATATTTGTATGATCTACTGGAACGTTCGGCGCAGCGTTTTCCAGATAAAGAAACCTTTTGTAAGCGAACTCCGAATGGGATTCAAGGAAGAACTTTCTCCACTCTGAAAGATCAAGTCGACGAAATGACCGCGGGTCTTATCGCCGAAGGGATTACAAAGGAAGATAAGATTCTATATCTTTGTGATTCGAGCGTAAACTGGTTCTTAGCGGATCTCGCAATTATCAGCTCCGGCGCGGTTTGTGTTCCGAGAGGGACGGATGTGGTTGACGAAGATATTCTTTATATCGTAAATCATTCCGAAAGCAGATACGCCTTGGTTCAGAAGGATAAAGATAAGGTTCGACTGATACAACTCGCTTCTCAAATTCCAGGAATCAAAAAGGTTTTCGTTTTAGAAGACGATAACGGAGAACTGAAGTCCGGACTCGATAGCGTATTGAGTTTGATTCATTCGGGAAGAAATTATCTGAAAAGTCATCCGACCGCGATCCGCGATCGTTTGAAGGAAAAGTCTCCCGATGAACTCGCAACGCTGATTTACACTTCCGGAACGACGGGGGCTCCTAAAGGTGTGATGCTCAATCAGACCGGTTGGATTTCGGCTGTGGAGAAGGTCATTCGATTTGCGGGACTCACTTCGGAAGACTCCGGCGTAAGTTTACTTCCTCCTTGGCACGCTTTTGAACGCGCGATTGAGTATTGTACGGTGGCCTTGGGCGTCACATTCTTAATTTCTAATATTACATCTTTGAAGGACGATCTTCGAGATTTTCGTCCGACTTTATTTCCTTCGGTCCCCAGAATCTGGGAATCTCTTTATAACGGAATTATGGCAAAGGTTTCCAAAGAATCCCCTTTGAAAAGAGGGTTGTTTCATTTCTTTTTAAAGGTTGGTATGATTTGGTCGCTTAACAAATCCATTTTTTTTGGATACGACTTTCAAATCGAAAAGCCTTCTTTTCTAAACGATTTTGCGAGAAGGTTCGTCGCGTTTTTGAAACTTTCGTTTTTGTCTCCGCTCAAACTTTTTGCGATCGTAATCTTTTCGTCCGTTCATAAGGCGTTAGGAGGAAGATTGCGGGTTTCAGTGTCGGCCGGTAGCGCACTTCCAAGCGTTGTCGATAAATTCTTATCTGCGATCGGTTTGATCGTATTGGAAGGTTACGGAATGACGGAAACTTCCGCGGTCACTTCGGTTCGAAAGCCGAAAAAGCCTTCTTCGGGAACCGTGGGGATTCCCGTAGAAGGTTATGAGTATCGATTGAAAGATGAAGCAGGAAATCTGATTCCCAAAGGAAGTTCTAAAAAGGGAACACTCTGGCTCAAATCCAAACAAATTCTTATGGGATATTATAAACGCCCCGAACTCAACGAAGTCGTCTTTGATAAAGACGGTTTTTTTGATACGGGCGATATCATGCGCGTGAATTACCGAGGAGAACTTTCATTTGCGGGAAGGGCCAAGGATACGATCGTCCTCGCTGGCGGTGAAAACATAGAACCGGTTCCGATTGAAGATCAACTTCTCAATTCCCCTTTTATCAATCAGGTTATGGTGACTGGACACGAAAGCAAACATCTTGTTGTTTTAATTGTGCCGGATTTTGATAGAATGAAAACAGAGATAGAAGGAATTCCCGAAGATCCTACGCAGTGGAATCAGAATCCAAAGGTTCGCGAAGTTTTTAAAAAAGAAATTTCAACGAGAATTTCCCGCAAGGGTGGATTTAAGGCATTTGAATTGATTCCGCAGAACGCTTTTTATGTTGTGCCTCGGCTTTTTGATCCTGACAAGGAAATGACTCGGACTTTGAAAATGAAACGAAATGAAATATTAGAGAATTTTAAAAAAGAAATAACGGAGTTAACGAAGTGA
- a CDS encoding thiolase family protein, whose protein sequence is MNPVLLGISDSVASDFPEEYKEWSGEKKVLEHYKKSISDLLQFLEMKPDVLQNLLTDFVSIEPASLGKSGYGHSVRIANELGYTGFRSHLIDLGGASVTGAIGQARTILQSDPEAVVLVAAADIPKSAFKQVSDLKRLNETVCHPVFELNYGATLIAMYGLLMKRMMFDHGIVQNDLEEITKKFRSNAISNPRASVYQQEITEKQISRTIADPYSIPMIAIVTDHGFATLLMSEKKAKKLQTQGKLKKDLDPMYLIGAGHAAHSEYFMLKGDFATPAGLAGEIAFASAGIQREEIDYAWIYDCFTGMVILQSSEYFGLSKKEIAETLKNGELQFKNGKKIKINEMGGILNYQAAMSMSAATGLIDLAAHYGLYSREVPNIKVTRPEKSLLGGNGGVDSINSVAIFSSKPSKLKAKSVKRPKLFLNQNGAKENEIGTVFSSTTVNMNPGSFTKAPYSLVLVKMKSGRYVMVNAYNKNGELLKTDQTLEIDRSKLKIVNENGFLKGILS, encoded by the coding sequence ATGAATCCTGTTTTACTAGGTATTAGCGATTCCGTCGCGAGCGATTTTCCGGAAGAATATAAGGAATGGTCCGGAGAAAAGAAAGTATTAGAACATTATAAAAAATCAATATCTGATCTTCTTCAATTCTTGGAAATGAAACCCGACGTTCTTCAGAATCTTCTTACCGATTTTGTAAGTATCGAACCTGCGTCTTTGGGAAAATCGGGTTACGGGCATAGCGTTAGAATCGCGAACGAACTCGGATATACGGGCTTCCGTTCTCACTTAATCGATTTGGGCGGAGCGAGCGTAACCGGAGCGATCGGACAAGCAAGAACGATTCTTCAATCCGATCCCGAAGCTGTGGTTTTGGTTGCGGCGGCGGACATACCTAAATCGGCCTTCAAACAAGTATCCGATTTGAAACGTTTGAATGAAACCGTTTGTCATCCCGTCTTTGAGCTCAACTACGGCGCAACGTTGATCGCAATGTACGGTCTTCTTATGAAAAGAATGATGTTTGATCATGGGATCGTTCAGAATGACTTGGAAGAGATCACAAAGAAATTCAGATCCAATGCGATCTCCAATCCGAGAGCGAGCGTTTATCAACAAGAAATTACCGAAAAACAAATCTCTCGTACGATTGCGGATCCGTATTCTATTCCTATGATTGCGATTGTCACCGATCACGGCTTTGCAACTTTACTCATGTCCGAGAAAAAAGCGAAGAAACTCCAGACACAAGGAAAACTAAAAAAAGATTTGGATCCGATGTATCTCATCGGCGCAGGTCACGCGGCGCATTCCGAATACTTTATGCTCAAAGGCGACTTCGCGACACCCGCAGGATTGGCTGGTGAGATCGCTTTCGCATCCGCCGGGATTCAAAGAGAAGAGATCGACTACGCTTGGATCTATGATTGTTTTACGGGAATGGTAATTCTTCAATCCTCCGAGTATTTCGGATTATCAAAGAAAGAAATTGCAGAAACGTTAAAGAACGGAGAGTTGCAATTTAAGAACGGAAAAAAAATCAAAATTAACGAAATGGGCGGGATTTTAAATTATCAAGCCGCCATGTCCATGTCTGCCGCAACCGGACTTATCGATCTCGCCGCGCACTACGGATTGTATTCTCGAGAAGTTCCGAACATCAAGGTGACACGACCTGAAAAATCTCTCTTAGGTGGAAACGGAGGAGTGGATAGTATCAATTCGGTTGCGATTTTTTCTTCGAAACCTTCTAAGCTGAAGGCGAAGTCCGTAAAACGCCCTAAACTTTTTTTAAATCAAAACGGCGCGAAAGAGAACGAGATCGGAACTGTTTTTTCTTCGACAACAGTCAACATGAATCCCGGTTCTTTTACGAAAGCGCCTTATTCTTTGGTGCTCGTAAAGATGAAATCGGGCAGATATGTAATGGTAAATGCATATAATAAGAATGGAGAACTCTTAAAAACGGATCAAACGCTGGAAATCGATCGTTCGAAATTAAAAATCGTAAATGAAAACGGTTTTTTAAAAGGAATTTTATCTTGA
- a CDS encoding MaoC family dehydratase, whose amino-acid sequence MYQKGKSYEEIQIGDKASFSKTITETDIYLFAGISGDFNPLHVDEEYAKTTMFGTRIAHGGLAASLLAPVLGMKLPGLGTVALETVTKFRKPVFPGDTITCTVEVKSKVQRLKMVEMKILWTNQKGDTIGKGECKVLPPESNS is encoded by the coding sequence ATGTATCAAAAAGGAAAATCTTACGAGGAAATCCAAATCGGAGATAAGGCGAGTTTTTCGAAAACGATTACGGAAACTGATATCTATCTTTTTGCCGGTATCAGCGGAGATTTTAATCCGCTTCACGTGGACGAAGAATATGCAAAAACTACGATGTTCGGAACCAGAATCGCACACGGAGGGCTTGCGGCTTCCTTACTAGCTCCCGTTTTAGGTATGAAACTTCCGGGCTTGGGAACCGTCGCATTGGAGACCGTAACCAAGTTTCGAAAACCGGTTTTTCCGGGAGATACGATTACGTGTACGGTGGAAGTGAAATCGAAAGTACAAAGATTGAAGATGGTAGAGATGAAAATTCTCTGGACCAATCAAAAAGGGGATACGATCGGAAAGGGAGAATGTAAGGTTCTTCCGCCCGAATCGAATTCTTAA